In Clostridium sporogenes, one genomic interval encodes:
- a CDS encoding bifunctional riboflavin kinase/FAD synthetase, translated as MIIMEDNFSTKSKDKTYIALGSFDGLHKGHMKLIKETKKMAKDNNGKSMVLTFKDHPLNTINKDLAPKILLDNPSKAKILEEYGVDLVNFINFDKEYMELCPEDFIKKMLYYYNAGGFVVGFNYRFGYKNLGDIELLNKMSKKFNFNLKVVSPVKYLNEIISSSKIRHILIEDGNVDKAKKMLGRNYFLKGDIVKGKQLGRKLGYPTVNLNYNTKYVLPRGGVYYTLIEYENKLYKGITNVGYNPTVQDKKLNIETHILDFHKDIYGENIVIYFSKRIRDEKKFSSLEELKHQLKKDKSFAKRQSM; from the coding sequence ATGATAATTATGGAGGATAACTTTTCTACTAAATCAAAAGATAAAACTTATATAGCTTTAGGAAGTTTTGATGGACTTCATAAAGGTCATATGAAATTAATAAAAGAAACAAAAAAAATGGCTAAGGATAATAATGGTAAAAGTATGGTTTTAACCTTTAAAGACCATCCTTTAAATACTATAAATAAAGATTTAGCTCCTAAAATTCTATTAGATAATCCTAGTAAGGCAAAAATATTAGAAGAATATGGAGTAGATCTAGTTAATTTTATTAATTTTGATAAAGAATATATGGAACTTTGTCCAGAGGATTTTATAAAAAAGATGCTATATTACTATAATGCAGGTGGATTCGTAGTAGGATTTAATTATAGATTTGGATATAAAAATTTAGGAGATATAGAACTTCTGAATAAAATGAGCAAAAAATTTAATTTTAATCTTAAAGTAGTTTCCCCAGTTAAATATTTAAATGAAATCATAAGCAGTTCTAAAATAAGACATATATTAATAGAGGATGGCAATGTAGATAAAGCAAAAAAAATGCTAGGCAGAAACTATTTTTTAAAGGGCGATATAGTAAAAGGAAAACAGTTAGGGAGAAAACTTGGATACCCTACAGTAAACCTAAATTATAATACAAAATATGTTCTTCCAAGAGGGGGAGTGTATTATACCCTAATAGAATATGAAAATAAACTTTATAAGGGTATTACTAATGTAGGTTATAATCCTACAGTACAAGATAAAAAGTTAAATATAGAAACTCATATATTAGATTTCCATAAGGATATATATGGAGAAAATATAGTTATATATTTTTCAAAGAGAATTAGAGATGAGAAAAAATTCTCTTCTTTAGAAGAGTTAAAACATCAATTAAAAAAGGATAAAAGTTTTGCTAAAAGACAAAGTATGTAA
- the rpsO gene encoding 30S ribosomal protein S15, which produces MDKAKKQELMAKHARHEGDTGSPEVQIALLTERINHLNSHLKEHKKDHHSRRGLLMMVGKRRGLLNYLMREDIERYRAIIKELGLRK; this is translated from the coding sequence ATGGATAAAGCAAAAAAACAAGAACTAATGGCTAAACACGCAAGACATGAAGGAGATACAGGTTCTCCAGAAGTGCAAATAGCATTACTAACAGAAAGAATTAACCACTTAAACAGCCACCTAAAAGAACATAAAAAAGACCATCACTCAAGAAGAGGTCTTTTAATGATGGTTGGTAAAAGAAGAGGTCTTTTAAATTACCTAATGCGTGAAGATATTGAAAGATATCGTGCTATCATAAAAGAATTAGGTTTAAGAAAGTAA
- a CDS encoding polyribonucleotide nucleotidyltransferase, with amino-acid sequence MIHTLETTVAGRKMKVDFGKTGMLSNAAIFMSYGDTVVMINANASKEPREGIDFFPLSVDYEERLYSVGKIPGGFIKREGKPSDKSILHARSIDRPLRPLFPKGYRNDVQIVNTVLSVEQDNLPEILAINGSSLALCLSSIPFTTPVAAVSVGLVDGEFIINPTVAQRENTILDLTVCATKERVMMVEAGGQEIDEETMYNAIMFGFEECKNIVAFQEEAVAKFGKTKDEPALYKADEEVEKEVKSFAFDMIKEAMYIMDKDERNAALDKVKEKISEEFSEKYEDKGADIKEVIYKTQKEIVRNMLLNEDRRPDGRAFDEVRPISCEVGILPRTHGTGLFTRGLTQVMTVATLGALGDVQILDGIAEQESKRYMHHYNFPSYSVGEVRPLRGPGRREIGHGALAERALEPLIPSESEFPYTIRLVSEVLSSNGSTSQASVCGSTLALLDAGVPIKRPAAGIAMGLITSEDLEKEKVITDIQGIEDFFGDMDFKVAGTEKGITSIQFDTKIAGLSNNCVKDALEGAKKARLHILGKIKECIPEPRKELSKYAPRTEIICIDPEKIRDVIGAGGKVINKIISDTNVKIEIKEDGKIFVTSNNEPEGVKKAISIIEGLTKEVVQGEIYLGKVTKTTNFGAFVEILPGKEGLVHISKLDFARVEKVEDVVSVGDEILVKVTDIDNQGRINLSRKDAIAKKEEEKDK; translated from the coding sequence ATGATTCATACATTAGAAACTACTGTAGCAGGAAGAAAAATGAAAGTAGATTTTGGTAAGACAGGAATGCTTTCAAATGCTGCTATATTCATGAGTTATGGAGATACAGTAGTTATGATAAATGCCAACGCTTCTAAAGAGCCAAGAGAGGGAATAGATTTTTTCCCATTAAGCGTTGATTATGAAGAAAGACTATATTCAGTGGGAAAAATTCCAGGAGGATTCATCAAAAGGGAAGGAAAACCTTCTGACAAATCTATATTACATGCCAGATCTATAGATAGACCATTAAGACCTTTATTCCCAAAGGGATATAGAAATGATGTTCAAATAGTTAATACAGTTTTATCTGTAGAACAGGATAATTTACCAGAAATATTAGCTATAAATGGCTCCTCTTTAGCTTTGTGCCTATCTAGTATACCATTTACAACACCAGTAGCTGCAGTTTCTGTAGGTCTAGTAGATGGAGAATTTATAATAAATCCAACTGTAGCCCAAAGAGAAAATACTATACTAGACTTAACTGTATGTGCTACAAAAGAAAGAGTTATGATGGTAGAAGCAGGTGGACAGGAAATAGATGAGGAAACTATGTATAATGCTATCATGTTTGGTTTTGAAGAATGTAAAAATATAGTTGCATTCCAAGAAGAGGCTGTGGCTAAGTTTGGAAAAACTAAAGATGAACCAGCATTGTATAAAGCTGACGAAGAAGTAGAGAAAGAAGTTAAAAGCTTTGCTTTTGATATGATAAAAGAAGCTATGTATATAATGGATAAAGATGAAAGAAATGCTGCCCTAGACAAAGTTAAAGAAAAAATATCAGAAGAATTTTCAGAAAAATATGAAGACAAAGGCGCAGATATAAAAGAAGTTATATATAAAACTCAAAAAGAAATAGTTAGAAATATGCTTTTAAATGAAGATAGAAGACCAGATGGAAGAGCTTTTGATGAAGTAAGACCTATAAGCTGTGAAGTAGGAATACTTCCTAGAACTCATGGTACAGGTTTATTTACAAGAGGATTAACTCAAGTAATGACTGTAGCTACTTTAGGAGCTTTAGGAGATGTTCAAATATTAGATGGTATAGCAGAGCAAGAGTCAAAACGCTACATGCATCATTACAATTTCCCATCCTATAGTGTAGGAGAAGTTAGACCTTTAAGAGGACCTGGAAGACGTGAAATAGGTCATGGAGCTTTAGCAGAAAGAGCTTTGGAACCATTAATTCCATCTGAATCAGAGTTCCCATACACTATAAGATTAGTATCAGAAGTACTAAGCTCAAATGGTTCAACATCACAGGCCAGTGTTTGTGGAAGTACATTAGCTCTATTAGATGCAGGTGTGCCTATAAAAAGACCAGCCGCAGGTATAGCCATGGGACTTATAACTAGTGAGGATTTAGAAAAGGAAAAAGTAATAACAGATATTCAAGGTATAGAAGATTTCTTTGGAGATATGGACTTTAAGGTAGCAGGAACAGAAAAAGGAATTACATCTATACAATTTGATACAAAGATAGCTGGGCTATCAAATAATTGTGTAAAGGATGCATTAGAAGGTGCTAAAAAGGCAAGACTACACATATTAGGAAAAATAAAAGAATGCATACCAGAACCAAGAAAAGAATTATCTAAATATGCACCAAGAACAGAAATAATATGTATAGACCCAGAAAAAATAAGAGATGTTATAGGTGCTGGTGGAAAGGTAATAAATAAAATAATATCAGACACCAACGTAAAAATAGAAATAAAAGAAGATGGAAAAATATTTGTAACATCTAACAATGAACCTGAAGGGGTTAAAAAAGCTATAAGTATAATAGAAGGATTAACAAAGGAAGTAGTTCAAGGAGAAATTTATCTAGGTAAAGTAACTAAAACTACTAATTTTGGAGCCTTTGTAGAAATACTACCGGGAAAAGAAGGTTTGGTTCATATATCTAAGTTGGATTTTGCTAGAGTAGAAAAAGTAGAAGATGTAGTATCTGTAGGAGATGAAATACTAGTGAAGGTTACAGATATAGATAACCAAGGAAGAATAAATTTATCACGAAAAGATGCTATTGCAAAGAAAGAAGAAGAAAAAGATAAATAA
- a CDS encoding DHH family phosphoesterase, giving the protein MITNDILDKIKESNSIAITFHTSPDGDSLGSALGLLQGIRRLNKKAYILSKEPIPETFKYLPCSEEITGNIKEPIEDTECVIVLDCGNVERINAELDLENREYSLINIDHHLSNDMYGDLNFVDTNAPAVAEVVYQLLKILGINSDKDIAACLYTSLVTDTGSFRYPGTTSVTHMIAGDLINTGLDFSSIHRKIFENKKFERLKLYGKVLEEMYLEDEKLCVMKVTEKMIKELNIEDPKDTSDIISQGMQIGSVEVAVLFKEVEDGVKISLRSKEYVDVRKIAENFGGGGHTRASGAFIKGEALNIVEKKLIETIKKELI; this is encoded by the coding sequence ATGATAACTAATGATATACTAGATAAAATAAAGGAAAGTAATAGTATTGCTATTACTTTCCATACTTCTCCTGATGGAGATTCCTTAGGCAGCGCCTTAGGATTACTTCAGGGCATAAGAAGACTCAACAAAAAAGCTTATATACTTTCCAAAGAGCCTATACCAGAAACTTTTAAATACCTACCTTGTAGTGAAGAAATTACAGGGAATATAAAAGAGCCTATAGAAGATACAGAATGTGTTATAGTTTTAGATTGTGGAAATGTAGAAAGAATAAATGCAGAATTAGATTTAGAAAATAGAGAATACTCCTTAATAAATATAGATCATCACTTATCTAATGATATGTATGGTGATTTAAATTTTGTAGATACAAATGCGCCGGCTGTGGCTGAAGTTGTATATCAATTGCTTAAAATATTAGGGATAAATTCAGATAAAGATATAGCAGCTTGTCTATACACATCTTTAGTTACAGATACAGGTTCTTTTAGATATCCAGGTACCACATCTGTGACTCATATGATAGCAGGAGATTTAATAAATACAGGTCTAGATTTCAGCTCAATACATAGAAAAATATTTGAAAATAAAAAATTTGAAAGATTAAAGCTTTATGGAAAAGTTCTAGAGGAAATGTATTTAGAAGATGAAAAGTTATGTGTTATGAAAGTAACAGAAAAAATGATAAAAGAGTTAAACATAGAGGATCCAAAGGATACATCAGATATTATATCACAAGGTATGCAAATAGGATCTGTAGAAGTTGCTGTATTATTTAAAGAGGTAGAAGACGGGGTAAAGATAAGTTTAAGATCAAAAGAATATGTGGATGTAAGAAAAATAGCTGAAAATTTTGGCGGTGGAGGACATACTCGTGCTTCAGGAGCCTTTATAAAGGGAGAAGCTTTAAATATAGTAGAAAAAAAATTAATAGAAACTATAAAAAAAGAGTTGATATAA
- the truB gene encoding tRNA pseudouridine(55) synthase TruB, whose translation MDGVINVLKPKGITSFDVVRNIRKIAKIKKVGHTGTLDPLASGVLPVCIGKATKIVDYIMEGTKTYRVEMKLGTTTDTYDREGTVLEEKEVSVSSTEVEKAIEKYKGDIEQVPPMYSALKINGQKLYDLARKGIEVEREARKIQIHDICILSIDLPYIIFDVKCSKGTYIRSLCFDIGNDLGSGAVMWNLERLEASPFNIKEAIKLEDLNEENIKQFITPIDEALKDYEKLYLDKKFEKLVLNGVILKDRRVLDNIEENKLYRTYIEDDRFIGLGMKNAYGFKIHKLLT comes from the coding sequence ATGGATGGAGTAATAAATGTTTTAAAACCAAAGGGAATAACATCCTTTGATGTAGTTAGAAATATAAGAAAAATAGCAAAAATAAAAAAAGTTGGTCACACAGGTACATTAGATCCCTTAGCTTCTGGAGTTCTTCCGGTGTGTATAGGTAAAGCTACAAAAATAGTGGACTATATAATGGAGGGAACCAAAACCTATAGAGTAGAAATGAAACTTGGAACTACTACGGATACCTATGATAGAGAAGGTACTGTGTTAGAGGAAAAAGAAGTTAGTGTATCTTCTACAGAAGTAGAAAAGGCTATAGAAAAATATAAAGGCGATATAGAGCAAGTGCCACCTATGTATTCTGCCTTAAAAATTAATGGCCAAAAACTTTATGATTTAGCTAGAAAAGGTATAGAGGTAGAAAGGGAAGCGAGAAAAATACAAATACATGATATATGTATTTTAAGTATAGATCTACCCTATATTATATTTGATGTTAAGTGTTCAAAGGGAACTTATATAAGGAGTTTATGTTTTGATATAGGAAATGATTTAGGCTCAGGAGCGGTAATGTGGAATCTAGAAAGATTGGAAGCAAGCCCCTTTAATATAAAAGAAGCAATAAAATTAGAAGATTTAAATGAGGAAAATATAAAACAATTTATAACACCCATAGATGAAGCTTTAAAGGATTATGAAAAATTATATTTAGATAAAAAATTTGAAAAGCTTGTACTAAATGGTGTAATATTAAAAGATAGAAGAGTTTTAGATAATATAGAAGAAAATAAACTGTATAGAACTTATATAGAAGATGATAGATTTATAGGATTAGGAATGAAAAACGCATATGGATTTAAAATTCATAAATTATTAACTTAG